The genomic interval AAAAAACCTATTCTCGGGTCTAAGTGGGTTTTGTATATTTCACTTAAAGTTGTCGTATACATCAAAGAATTTCCAAAGCTTATCAATGTATTCAAAAAATTTTGAGGTGGTCTTTTGCTTCTAAAGTCAAACTTAAAATCTGGGTTTTGAATTATCTTATCAAAAGCCTTATAATAATATTCCCTAATATTACCTTCTATTGCCATTAATTCATTTATTGTAGAAGTTAAATCAACGCTCTCCCCTAATTTTTCTATGGAGTAAATGACATCTTCCAAATCTTTACCTCTATTTGAATAATATTTCAAAACTTGCTTTATATTCTTGTAAGCTCCTTCGACAAATTTTTGAGCAAGATAAAGCCTTTTACTTCCATCATTATAGTGCTCAGCTTGTCTTAATATCATATAGCCTGAGTTTAAATGTTCTCTTGGATAATAAGACCCTACATAATATCCATAATGATTGAAAAAATGAAGTATAATCTCTGATTGTGTTAAAAACTCAAAAAGTCTTTTGTTAAGGCTTACTTCTCCAAAAACCATTATTTCAGAAGTATTTTCTACTGGTATAAATTTTCTTCCATTTTCTCCTTCAAAAAATAGAGTATTATCTTTTCTTTTTAATTCCCCATCTGAGAAAATATAAATCGTTTTTTTCATGACAGACAAAACTCCTTATACCCGCAATTTTTACAATATGGAATTTTTATAAAAGCAGGTGGCTTTTCTTTATGCACTATACCTTTAATTTCTTCAATTGCCTT from Thermoanaerobacter uzonensis DSM 18761 carries:
- the cas1b gene encoding type I-B CRISPR-associated endonuclease Cas1b → MKKTIYIFSDGELKRKDNTLFFEGENGRKFIPVENTSEIMVFGEVSLNKRLFEFLTQSEIILHFFNHYGYYVGSYYPREHLNSGYMILRQAEHYNDGSKRLYLAQKFVEGAYKNIKQVLKYYSNRGKDLEDVIYSIEKLGESVDLTSTINELMAIEGNIREYYYKAFDKIIQNPDFKFDFRSKRPPQNFLNTLISFGNSLMYTTTLSEIYKTHLDPRIGFLHATNFRRFSLNLDVSEIFKPIIVDRTIFTLLSKKMVTKEDFEEDAEGLLIKEKGKKVFVQEFEDKLATTIKHRNLSNNVSYRRLIRLELYKLEKHLIEEEKYKPFIAQW